DNA from Kryptolebias marmoratus isolate JLee-2015 linkage group LG15, ASM164957v2, whole genome shotgun sequence:
CGCATAGACgggctgttagctcatcaatccggtcagaaCTAAACTCTTTTTCCAAGCTGAGGTACAGAGGTACACACAGATCCTTCTGAGGCAGACGTTTTATTGTAATCCAGTCAACCATTGTTAAAAATATCTCTAAAAACCTCTCATTTTTTAGAATAATAGAGGAAAACTAAAGTGTATATTTTCTAAAAGCAGCGAGGATCAGTTAAAAAGTCATCTTTATTGGTGAGATAATTCaactgaaaaatataaaacataactGCTACATTTACTTCTTGAATTACTTGACTGTGGGtctcaaatcaaacatttcttttagtgCTTTTTAGTACACGATGAGCTTTATGTACTTATTGATTAGAGCATACAACAGTTCTCCACCTTCAATTGGACCTGTTTGCCATTGTACATCCTGCCAGGAGCAATTTGCCTCAGACAACATCACCCTGAGGATCACTAGTAATCCCGATGTTTCTGTACATgaagaggagccagctgaggcaGTGAAGAAATCTCATAAGGATCCCTCCTGGGTATCAGCCTTTGGAGGGTTTATAAGGCAGCGGCCAGTCAGAGATGCTGGGAATCCAACCtccaggaggagaaggaggaagttaACTAAGGACAAAAAGTGGAACTGGTGTTTTTATTCACctgttttcaagtttttcagACAAGTTTAACAAGACTGGCGTCAGATCGAGTCCATCCAGGATCCGGTCATCGGGAGGGTCGATGCCAGCCAGCGCCAGACTGGTGGTGAACAGGTCCATGACATTAGCAGGCTGCAGACTCACCTGTGTAAGGGTGAGGAAATGGCAAAttcatgcaaagaaaaaaactgtgaaaatattgtttaaaagtcAATATTTGTCTGATTCTGTTATGAATATGACGCATGGGCTAAGGAACACTTCTGTACACCAcggtctgtaaacacagttcaccatgctgtccacaaacgctgcttaaagctctatcaggcaaagaagaagccagatgtgaacaccattcAGAAATGCCACCTCCTTCTAtgggccaaagctcatttaaaatgggcTGAGGCAAAGAcaagaactgttctgtggtcagacaaataaaaaattcaaaaagaaaaaaaaaagtttaaaattttttttggGAACCCATGGATATCATGCCCTCCATACTTAAAAGGAGAAGGACCATCCAACCTGTTACCAGCTCTTAGTTCAaaggcctgcctctctgatggtatgggggtgcattagtgcctctcatatgggcagcttacacatctggagcAACACCGAAGCAGGATTTAGAACAGCATGCGCTCCTATCCAGCTCAACCTTTAACAAAGACCAcccaggactgctgaacagccAGAGTCCTGCATcaaacaagaatgggacaacattccctccaaaacctccagcagctgctctcctcagggaGGCTTCAAAGCGGAAACATGACCCTGACGCAACTTTTTTGAGACGTGtttctgccataaaattcaaaattcccttttttttaattaaaaaaatacaatttctttctttgatATGTTTGCCATgatccattgtgaataaaatatgggtttatgagagttgcaatgatgtttttgtttacattttacacaaggtcacaactttttcatatttggggttgtaagttttaaaagatgaagGCCAACCACACCTCCTCTCTTTACAAAAACATCTCTCATGCTGTACCGGCACCAACCATCAATGTGGTTCAACTCTGCCAcgagtttttaaatttacaccTGATGACTTAAGTCTGAAATCAAGAAGGAGCTGAAGTAACATGACATTAATACATAGGTGTGAGATGTTGCTTCCATGTGTGGTTGCCAGTATATACATGAAGGAGAAGAGATGCATTTCTTCAATTTATTCTCTAATCTCTGCATGCAGCTTTACAATCAAAACTCCAAAATGCCTTTCCTTCCTAAATGAGGTTTTTTGGGAGGAAAAGggaaaaggaggagaggaagtgGGGATAGGACACGGCCGGGGCAAGCAGGCTGCTGAAGCTGGAGCGAGCTGGTGTTTTATCTCCTTCTCCCAGTCGCTgtgaaaagctttattttatttataaactttgaactattttcagataaaatgccattttttcgCTGTCATCCTTGATCTTCCGTTCCATTCTCTCCTGAGCGAGCCTTAGAGGGAGACGGCACGCTCACAATCAGATATCAGCTATCAGGCCTCTGCAGCTGCACCACCATGAGCCGCTGCGCTCCTATCGACggccagcacacacacacactcttaagCACTGAAATGAACTCCCCCTTTTCTTCTGAATCCACAGAACCAGCCACAGAAAAAGGCTCTGCAATGCATTCTATGATCTATCTGCACATCCAGacactctttctctctcacgagcacaaacagattcagtcctttacttcatttttacattttttttaaagcccccctcagacacaaacactgactATTAAAGAAGACAGGACAAAAGGGGAAGAGCAGAGGCAGCGTTGACATTTAGTCAGTAATAACTTGcatgaacaaaaaccaaaactttcAAACTCAGACTGGTCACATGGAGGACTTTATCTCTTGAGTTGCCATCTTTTATGCTCTTCCTGTTAGAACTTTGCCCTCTTCAgcagtctttttatttcttcacctTTTTGTTCTTTCCCTGTTTTGTCCGAATCATTTCTCTCtgaaacattacattttctttctcttgtttctttttgtgtcgcAGCATCGGTTATCTGAGGATGCGGCGCTTACATTCTCATCTCTTCCATCGTCTGGATGTGTGTCGGCTGCTGATAAACCAGCAAAAAGGATTGTGATGTTCAAAAACGGTTGTGGGCCTGACAGCCCACCCACTTTACCATCTTTGTTCATGCAGCTACTCATCATCCCTGCTCCTCATCCCTCTCCTCAGGCACCAGGAGAATGCTGAATCTGCATCCGGCTCTGCTCCGTCATTCCAACACACCTCCTCCTACATATGAGTCTAACTCATAACAAATATTTCAACTAGACAAATAAATCGCCGTACTTCAGGACCCATAAACTTGTCTCCTCATTTAGATAATGCCAAGATGAATCTGTGTTTCCTCAGTATGATAAACCTGTTGAAAATCCCCCTTTTCCACAAAGGCTTGCATGGCTGTTTATGGCTTTGAGAGCTTATGGGGTTTTTCAAAGCACAGATCAACAGATTTCAAAAGACTATGAAGCAAAAGAGGGAGCAacattgtgttcagtttgtcctccCTCCAAAAGCAACACTGCAACCACAATAAATCCAGATCTGAGGAGTACAGTAGCTCCAACAAAGCAGCTTTGTCATCACAGCTCCAGAGATCTTCAGAGAAGCTCTGTAGGACCAATTACTTAGCGCCATGGCTGCACATCTGCACTGATAGTGAAACAAAGCTACCCACAAGCAGTTCTTACCATGTGCACAATTATAACACAACACAGGTGCATCAAAGCCTCACAAACACATCATTCCTTGCAATGTGGCAAAGTCTGTCTTTAGCTCTGCTCTTTTTAtcccttcttttctctttcctaCCTATTTTACTTCTTCCCTTGCTTCCTTCCCTGCACTCACCCCCCCACCCTCTCAaccccctcctctcctgttTCTTTATCCCGAACGCCTGGCATATTCAGATACTGAAGTCCTCATTACGGCTCAAtccaacctcagcaaacacacaaacagattagCCGCTTAAGACGCTCCCAATCCCCCTCTCCCTCGCTACTCTGCTGCGCTATCAGGCCCCAGCACAACCCTGTGAGATGAGCCAGGGGCAAGGCTTACTGCAGACTGCAGCCTCCGCTCGCTCCTCCGCAAAATCCCTCTGCGTCACAGCCCCGTGTCACAGCTGCCCCTAATACAATTAAAAGTCATTTGCAGAACGTGCAGGCTTAGGGGATCACGGCNNNNNNNNNNNNNNNNNNNNNNNNNNNNNNNNNNNNNNNNNNNNNNNNNNNNNNNNNNNNNNNNNNNNNNNNNNNNNNNNNNNNNNNgggggggggggggggggggcatatATTGGGGAATGGGTTGGAAATAAAAACGAGAGAGTAAGGGCATTTATTCTAGCCAAAAATATTTGAGTAATCAGCATGGGGAAAGAAGCCCCCCCCACAAGCTTTGTGACTAAAATCAAACAGTTTGTCTTAAGTGTTTCTGGAGTTCAGCTGGCTAATAGAAGTTACCACTCGATCATAGAGTGCACATGTGAAGTGGAAAATgatacacaaattaaaacaacaacaacaacaatcatttGAAGAACAGGATTAGTGAaatatgtattcatttattctAAACCTGATTCAGTCCTGTGCACATTTCTGCTTCTGGTGCAGTCTTACAGGCAGgtcataaagaaacaaaaatgctttaaattcaGTCTTGAGTTATTCTGACGTGAACCCAGCAGAGACTTATGGATTGATTGCCTTATTTTGGAAGCGGATTTAAAAAAGGGTTGCACTGGTACCAACACCAGCATCGGGTATCTGTCCAATACTGTGCATGTGTGCTTGTACTCTGTTTTGATATGACTTTACAGCAGCGTGGCGTTCACCTTTGAGTTGAGCAGTCAGACGGTAGAGGAGCAGCAACGTCAAATTATGCAAATGCAAAGTTGTCAATAGGAGGAATAAAATCGAGCACTTTCAACACAAGCAATTAGATAAAACATCTAAGACACCAACATGACGCCAGGGTTTCAAAGAGTTTgctaacagcagcaggaaacagttACAGGCTGTCATTGAGCAGAGGAGGCCCTGGGAAAATACAGATCTGAGCTTGAGCTTCCCAACAATCTCACTGCTCACCAGCGGGTGCTTTTGGAAAAAACTACTGCTGCCCTGGCTTCGTTTGAGGAGTTCACATGAAAAGTAAGCTcctcacatttttaattttaaggaGTGTAATGGCGTATTAGTACTTGTATTGGTATTTGGAAACATGTACTATTGTTGCATCTCCACTAAAAACAGAGGTGTACTTACCTCGCCCTCCTTGATGTGTCCGGGCCACCAGGCAATGGCGGGCTCCCTCATGCCCCCCTCAAACGTTGTCTCCTTCCCACAGAGGAACGGTCCGTTGCTGCCACCTGAGGAATCAGATCCACAACAGCACATCTCCGTTTACACACCCAAGGAGCAGAAAGTGAATCAATCTCtgaacaaaaatgcatttattatgCTATATGAAAAAAGCACCTACCTTCCATTGGGCCAGACATTAGAGCTGCTCCATTGTCCGACGTGAAGAAGACAAAGGTGTTCTCTTCTATGCCCAGACACTGCAGCTTATCCAAGATCTGACCGACGCTGTAGTCCAACTCCATCACTGCGTCTCCATAACTGGGGCACAAACACAGATCACCTCAAGAAATGCTTTCACCTGAAGCATAAAAGTTCAGGACCTTGTGTCGAATAACGAGTCGGTAACACAAAGCAGAAGCTACCGGCCTCGTTGGCTCTTCCCGAGGAAAGGTTTGGAGGCATAAACGGGGGCGTGGGTGGCATCGGCTGCCCAGTACAGGAAGAAGGGCTGCTTGGCTTCGGCCTGACGAGATATGAAGTCAAGACCTtcctgcagagatgggaggaagGACAGACTGTTACACCACTGTTCATCCACCTGTCAGGCCTTAATTTGACTTTCTTTACAGAACTGTTGTCCTGCCTTTCCTACTTTCACTCTAAATACTcattcaagttgtttttaacacGGTGTTTAGCTAAAGTAAAGATCGACAGTCAGACAAATTGATGTTTcgtcttcatttaaaataacttcattcAACTCATCCTGATTTCGAAGTTCTCGTTTTTGTTGAATCAAATCATCACactaataaaaatcaacataaacttatattttttagCTACTTAATTAAAATGTACTTTAAAGTGTATTCATGCTAGTGATAATGTTTGATTTACAGCAAACTTTTAATTACTCAGAAAGTTTCTTCTGGCTCAAACAAGTCAGTAGATGCCACTGAGGGTCATAAATTTGAGtattagtttttaataattatttataccTTTTAATTACACAGAATAATCAGAAGAAACCATTTCTTAGCACTGATATGAATAGTTTTAGGCCTAACTGCAGacatatgaaacaaaaatgaactttaTAAACTTCACAAGGATGGAAGtgaaaactgaactgattttatcaatttatttttaagatggAAGTGAAAAAAACTCCAGAAATGTGTATATTTCTTTTGGTTATGGAAACCAAATTCAAAAAGCACAGGTacatcttttcctttttgtgtcatCGTCCAAACAAGTTCTCAGCTGCAAAGACACACTAATATAAGCTTTAAAAAGCTGTGCTCGACAGGCCCATCCTCTAATGTGAAGACAAATTACACCTCTCAAGCATGCAGTGTGTCTCAGCATGCTGCTTTTGATCCTGTTAAGAACATAATAAGACAGACTGATGTTGGCGACAGAGAATCAACACAAGTGTGTGAAAAAGTCAATAATCCACCTAGGCTGGTGAAAGCaccataataataaaactgtgttttttaaatttgttacagacaatttgtttttgtgcttttatgttCGTGTGAGTCGAAAACAGTCCTTCGTTGTGGTGTATTTTATATATGAACTGATGTTTCCACAAAAGGGTCAGGCGATCCGAGCCAAACATTCACTTACCGTCAAATACATCTGTGTGAGGTTTGATTCGCCGGTTTTTAGGTTGATTTTGAAGTCCTCAAAGTATCTGGAAAACAAGAATTGACATGGTTTGTATTCTACACTTAGAGGTCGACCGATTAGGGATTTTTAATggctgaatttttaaaaattggaacAACCAGAACCTGATTTATGAAACCAATCTGTCGTGGCTGTTTGACTATGAGCTTTAACTGTTTAATATTCAtctagaattaaaaaaataaaataaataacactgaaaaaatTTGGGCCAGTGTTTACAGGAAGCTGTGTAACAGGTAATAGTAtgaaaaatggggaaaaaaaacttttaagcaCTCTTCTACATTTGTCctaaagcatgtttttattacttacCACCATaaaaggcaggcgatcatgtaattgcttatgtctgtgtgtttgtctgtctgacagcaacaaatattttatgaaccactgcacaTTTGATTGAAAcacactggatgtgcatctacaagtCCTTATCTTTCAGAGCCAGCCCAGTTCAATCCAACTTATCACACTTAAACATGTCTACAACTCgttcaattttatagatattaagctcaaatttgtcgtggtagtagctgagagtcatcctcaacacatatttaaagtgctaacagattgtgcaggATCTAtgctcaaaactttggcatgcaagcaAGTGAGCGATTTGATGTTTTCAAGGAGTTTAGAACCTATAGACTGTAAGCACATTTAATTAAGAAACTTTCTTAAATTATTTGgcaaaatagctttttttttcagcaatgctgtatttgttttgcaacaaattGTTGTTCTAATCATCAGCTTAAACATAGTCATGCTATTTCACACTTCGTCTTTCCACCGTCATTCGgagtgactgtgtgtgtgtgtgtgtgtgtgtgtgaacacagtGTTGTTGCAGGGTGTATGAGAGAGAGCTGCTCCAACTCTCAGTCAgcctcaaaataaaataaactctcGGACAATAAAATAGAGGTTTATAACATCGGAGCTTACCACAATTCTTAATAATTTAGCCCTGGGGCCTGATGATGCAGATCCAAACACATTCCTAACTgaactacagctgattaaaagctctaaatatatatattttctctctaaaaataacatttcatatttaaattaatgagctaacagttctttaaggaatgcatatcgcccaccaacTTTCAAGCcagatttttttaagctaagatcAGCGACAGagtctttgtttttggtcaaatcttgtaaatgacattaatCCCAATCTCCCACAGTTATGTGAGATCTCATCAGATGTGTTAGCCTTCAAAGAAcgtgatgaggatgactctcagccactactacaccaaaattaggaaaatatctgtaaaatttattgagttatagccatttttgtgtttttgataatAGCTGCCATCTTCAATGTcttcaaaatccatccagtagttcaggagatattttgctaaaggtacagacaaataaacacacacaggcaataacATTATATTATAACTATATAATTATATAAGATAAGATTTAAAGGTTCGTTCATTTTCCCTGGCAGATACGTCACtgctcttttaaaatgttagcagaatatttcCGTAAACTTGCTTTAGGATTTGTCTGTGTTGTGATGAGAAAAGCATCAATGTTGTGAAAGGTATTAACTCAAGAGTctagtttaaaaactgtttactgTTCTGCCATTATAGCGTCTCAGTTTGTCTAGGCATGGCTGATGCAGAGTATTAAAAAATGGCCAAAAATTTGCCTAATTAATCAGTCAACCACTTGATTGGCCCACTTCTATTCTACACCTCCACTCTGAATCTTTCTCCAATctgaacagaaactaaaatagaCACCAGGGCCACAACAGTTTGTACAGCTGCTGTTTCTTAGCAAGCACAGAACTTTTGATCTGACTCTAAACTGAATAGAAAATATCATTAAGACAATAGATGTAAATCTATTTTCCACCTGTTGACTAGATATTTTGGTGAAAGACATATGTGGGAAGTCTCGGCAAAGCTGAGCAGCGGGAACTGTTATGAGGTGCTACTGAAGCGTGCCGCTGCGAGCCGGGAAGCAGTGACAGAAATCCTTTTCTTATGCTTCACTTCCTCCAGGTGTCCTCACACTCAGACAACGCAACCTGCCGTCTCTGGAGGGCGTGTGTCTCTGTGTATACATGccttcatctgtgtgtgtgtgtgtgtgtgagagtgtgttcCTGTCCAGGGCCCAGGTATGCAGTGCTGATTAAACCCACGGCTAAGCAAAAAACACGCCCGGCTGCCAGTTCCAATGACCCTGAATACACATATGGCTGTTTGGGGGAAAACAAATGGGCGGAAAATGGAATACACAAGCCCAGCTGGTACAGAGGAGGAAATGGGATGAGGGGGGGAAGCACTCAACTCATccagagaagcagaaaaaacaaactatacaACTGagtcattataaaaaaaaaaaacagacttttatagATTTTTGGTCTCTTGTTTCTGGGTTGAGTGTTTGCTGCTACCTTCCAAGCATCTCTGAGTTGTTGTAGACGGGGATGTTGGGTCTGAAGCTGCTGTTGAAGGGACCAAAGTGGCAGTTTGGAGAACCAAACCACTCATCAAAGCCATTTTTCAGAGGAAGGAACTGTGGTCTGTGGCCCAGATGCctgcaatgaaacaaaaaatgatctCAAACACAACATGATTAGTACAGCAAAGCTTTTTATTAGCGCTGCacaatatacaggtgctggtcataaaattagaatatcatgaaaaagtagattgatttcagtaattccatttaaaaagtgaaacttttatATTAtgttcatacattacatacaaactcatatttcaaatgtttatttcgtttaattttgatgattacaaatgacaacaaatgaaaatctcaaattcatcatatcagaaaattagaatattactgaagaccaataaaaacaaaggatttatagaNNNNNNNNNNNNNNNNNNNNNNNNNNNNNNNNNNNNNNNNNNNNNNNNNNNNNNNNNNNNNNNNNNNNNNNNNNNNNNNNNNNNNNNNNNNNNNNNNNNNNNNNNNNNNNNNNNNNNNNNNNNNNNNNNNNNNNNNNNNNNNNNNNNNNNNNNNNNNNNNNNNNNNNNNNNNNNNNNNNNNNNNNNNNNNNNNNNNNNNNNNNNNNNNNNNNNNNNNNNNNNNNNNNNNNNNNNNNNNNNNNNNNNNNNNNNNNNNNNNNNNNNNNNNNNNNNNNNNNNNNNNNNNNNNNNNNNNNNNNNNNNNNNNNNNNNNNNNNNNNNNNNNNNNNNNNNNNNNNNNNNNNNNNNNNNNNNNNNNNNNNNNNNNNNNNNNNNNNNNNNNNNNNNNNNNNNNNNNNNNNNNNNNNNNNNNNNNNNNNNNNNNNNNNNNNNNNNNNNNNNNNNNNNNNNNNNNNNNNNNNNNNNNNNNNNNNNNNNNNNNNNNNNNNNNNNNNNNNNNNNNNNNNNNNNNNNNNNNNNNNNNNNNNNNNNNNNNNNNNNNNNNNNNNNNNNNNNNNNNNNNNNNNNNNNNNNNNNNNNNNNNNNNNNNNNNNNNNNNNNNNNNNNNNNNNNNNNNNNNNNNNNNNNNNNNNNNNNNNNNNNNNNNNNNNNNNNNNNNNNNNNNNNNNNNNNNNNNNNNNNNNNNNNNNNNNNNNNNNNNNNNNNNNNNNNNNNNNNNNNNNNNNNNNNNNNNNNNNNNNNNNNNNNNNNNNNNNNNNNNNNNNNNNNNNNNNNNNNNNNNNNNNNNNNNNNNNNNNNNNNNNNNNNNNNNNNNNNNNNNNNNNNNNNNNNNNNNNNNNNNNNNNNNNNNNNNNNNNNNNNNNNNNNNNNNNNNNNNNNNNNNNNNNNNNNNNNNNNNNNNNNNNNNNNNNNNNNNNNNNNNNNNNNNNNNNNNNNNNNNNNNNNNNNNNNNNNNNNNNNNNNNNNNNNNNNNNNNNNNNNNNNNNNNNNNNNNNNNNNNNNNNNNNNNNNNNNNNNNNNNNNNNNNNNNNNNNNNNNNNNNNNNNNNNNNNNNNNNNNNNNNNNNNNNNNNNNNNNNNNNNNNNNNNNNNNNNNNNNNNNNNNNNNNNNNNNNNNNNNNNNNNNNNNNNNNNNNNNNNNNNNNNNNNNNNNNNNNNNNNNNNNNNNNNNNNNNNNNNNNNNNNNNNNNNNNNNNNNNNNNNNNNNNNNNNNNNNNNNNNNNNNNNAATCATCAAagttaaacgaaataaacatttgaaatatatgagtttgtatgtaatgtatgaatataatatacaagtttcactttttaaatggaattactgaaatcaatctactttttcatgatattctaattttatgaccagcacctgtaatgcACACTTATTAATGCACATTCCAAGTTTTTCTAATGTTATGCAGACCTATTTTTGATATTAGTAGGATCAAAAGACCTTTAGTTATCCTATGGCCAGACACTTTTTAGATCATCATAACAGTGATACACTTTCATCACAAGCCTTTGGGATAAATCTTGTTacttattttattagaaaacttAATCAAAGGGAGCATTTTAGATTCATAAATTACAAGCCACAGAATCGCACCTAGATTTTActgatatttgtaaaaaaaaaaagagtttttgtgCACtcatttttaatagttttggGGTGGTGTCTGTAAACTGAGGCTTGATTACAGGTGGAGCATTCTCATTATTatggatccttttttttttactactttagAGCTAAAGTTCCCAAACTTTAAAGCTTTCAATccacaaaataacagcagcagaaacttaaCTTGTGGCCCCAACTATCCATGAGTAGCATTGcaataaaaccaattaaataAGGACATGATGAAGGTGCCATTTTTAGTACAATGTCATTTTCAGCTCCAGTATCACTGCTTTTGACTTGCAATCTTAGTaagtaaaatgtatttgtatagcaccTATCCCAgacaataaaatcacaaagtgcttcacaaagaCACGAATATAAAAAAGTGAGATAAGAGGTTGCAGTCTCGTTAAAAGCCCGTCTGTATAATAAtatctttagctgctttttaaaagagtCGGTGGAGTTCATGCAGCGCAGGGACAGCAGTAGACATTTCCAGAACCTCAGGGCCACAACCTGAAAAGCCCGATCTCCACGAGCTTTAAAGTGAGTCCGTGGTGTCACTAACAATCTCTGATCAGATGATCTTAAAGTCCGAGAAGTCTggatatgtatgtatatattgtTAGGGTTGACTGAATGACTAtaaattgtttataaaatgtcCTTTTGCTGTCTTTTCCTGCGAACATTTAGTTGTTAGAGAACCTAAAAGGAGAACAGGCATACACTTTTCATGTATTTCTGCATTTATACCAACGCAATAAATGTTCTACTTGTGAAaggttttgtgaaatatttaagtATTACGCCAGATTTTattaggtttcttttttttgtctgtaatgttgaacagaaaaacaagcaaaaatatacACAATTGTATGTTTTGAGGCCTGTGGTGGAAATAATCCTCTATAACGTAAGTGGCTCAATGTACAATCCTACAACTCAGAATCTAACAGATCGTTTTAAAACTTCTGAATGTTTatgggtgtttttattttcaggaaatgatttGAATGTTGTTTCAACCATTGattatgattaaaaacaatgaattaatTCAGAGATTAGGAGCTCACCACTTGCCAACTATCTTGCTGACATAACCTTTTTTCTTCAGCATCTGAGGCAACAAGATCTCATCTTTGGAGATT
Protein-coding regions in this window:
- the galns gene encoding N-acetylgalactosamine-6-sulfatase, producing MTSAVSEMSAPTLILFSSLICYSLAEKLPNVSPPNIIIMLMDDMGWGDLGVLGQPSKETPNLDEMAAQGMLFTNFYTANPLCSPSRAALLTGRLPVRNGFYTTNAHARNAFTPQEIVGGISKDEILLPQMLKKKGYVSKIVGKWHLGHRPQFLPLKNGFDEWFGSPNCHFGPFNSSFRPNIPVYNNSEMLGRYFEDFKINLKTGESNLTQMYLTEGLDFISRQAEAKQPFFLYWAADATHAPVYASKPFLGKSQRGRYGDAVMELDYSVGQILDKLQCLGIEENTFVFFTSDNGAALMSGPMEGGSNGPFLCGKETTFEGGMREPAIAWWPGHIKEGEVSLQPANVMDLFTTSLALAGIDPPDDRILDGLDLTPVLLNLSEKLENRPTFYYRGNELMAVRVGPYKAHYWTWSNSWEELKSGINFCPGEEVPGVTTHNQTEHTMQPLIFNLGRDPGEKYPLNVLSKEYQETLRRISPVVQEHQKTLTPGMPQLNMCDLAVMNWAPAGCEKLGKCLQPPESKPWKCSWPH